In a genomic window of Saccharothrix sp. HUAS TT1:
- a CDS encoding gluconokinase: MAEVVLAIDLGTTSTKVIAVDRDAGVVASAERGYPMRTTPAGEATHDPVEVWGAAHEALLEVAAQGHSVRALALTGAMHTLVGLDASGTPVTPSLSWADNRALEQTARLRGTAEGIALHRATGTPIHTMSPLVKLAWFHDRGFTAARWCGLKDFVALQLTGVLATEHSSASATGLMDLKALDWHPDALAFADVRPEQLPSLHAPVDSLPLALDVPGLPAGLPVVLGGGDGPMANLGVGAVVPGVAAVSLGTSGALRVVRSEPAVDERGRVFCYAVAEGLWVLGGAVSNGGVVAQWAAEAFGVDVRALLEEAATVPVGAAGVTALPYLLGERAPWWDADATSAVVGLRREHGRAVVARALVEGVAQQLALVLDAVRSVADVHAVRVTGGAFRSDLWATVLASALGLELELADDSEGSGVGAALVGWRALGEIDSLTVAADLVEPVKVIAPDPAAVEHYARARPAIDRLYQALRDLRQEPV, encoded by the coding sequence ATGGCGGAGGTAGTGCTCGCGATCGACCTGGGGACCACGTCGACCAAGGTCATCGCGGTGGACCGGGACGCGGGCGTGGTCGCATCGGCGGAGCGGGGTTACCCGATGCGCACCACGCCCGCCGGTGAGGCGACCCACGACCCGGTCGAGGTGTGGGGCGCGGCTCACGAGGCGTTGCTGGAGGTGGCGGCGCAGGGGCACTCGGTGCGGGCGCTGGCGCTGACCGGCGCGATGCACACGCTGGTCGGGCTGGACGCGTCGGGCACACCTGTGACGCCGTCGTTGTCGTGGGCGGACAACCGCGCCCTGGAGCAGACGGCGCGGCTGCGCGGCACCGCGGAGGGCATCGCGCTGCACCGCGCGACGGGTACCCCGATCCACACCATGTCGCCGCTGGTGAAGCTGGCGTGGTTCCACGACCGGGGCTTCACGGCCGCGCGGTGGTGCGGGCTGAAGGACTTCGTCGCGCTGCAGCTGACCGGCGTGCTCGCGACCGAGCACTCGTCGGCCTCCGCGACCGGCCTGATGGACCTGAAGGCGCTCGACTGGCACCCCGACGCGCTGGCCTTCGCGGACGTCCGCCCCGAGCAGCTGCCGTCCCTGCACGCGCCGGTCGACTCCCTGCCGCTGGCGCTGGACGTCCCCGGCCTGCCCGCCGGCCTGCCGGTCGTGCTGGGCGGCGGTGACGGGCCGATGGCGAACCTGGGCGTCGGCGCGGTCGTGCCCGGTGTGGCGGCGGTGTCGCTGGGCACCAGCGGCGCGCTGCGGGTGGTCCGCTCGGAGCCCGCGGTGGACGAGCGCGGGCGGGTGTTCTGCTACGCCGTCGCCGAGGGGCTGTGGGTGCTCGGCGGGGCGGTCAGCAACGGTGGCGTGGTCGCGCAGTGGGCCGCCGAGGCGTTCGGCGTCGACGTGCGGGCGCTGCTGGAGGAGGCGGCGACCGTGCCGGTGGGCGCGGCCGGTGTGACCGCGCTGCCGTACCTGCTGGGCGAGCGCGCGCCGTGGTGGGACGCGGACGCGACGTCGGCGGTGGTCGGGCTGCGGCGCGAGCACGGGCGGGCCGTGGTGGCGCGGGCGCTGGTCGAGGGCGTGGCACAGCAGCTGGCGCTGGTGCTGGACGCCGTGCGGTCGGTGGCCGACGTGCACGCGGTCCGCGTGACCGGCGGGGCGTTCCGCAGCGACCTGTGGGCGACCGTGCTGGCGTCGGCGCTGGGGCTGGAGCTGGAGCTGGCCGACGACAGCGAGGGCTCCGGCGTCGGCGCGGCCCTGGTCGGCTGGCGCGCGCTGGGCGAGATCGACTCCCTGACCGTCGCCGCCGACCTGGTCGAACCGGTGAAGGTGATCGCACCGGACCCCGCCGCCGTCGAGCACTACGCCCGCGCCCGCCCCGCCATCGACCGCCTCTACCAGGCGCTGCGCGACCTGCGGCAGGAGCCGGTCTAG
- a CDS encoding SDR family oxidoreductase: MKIANSVALVTGANRGLGRHFARQLLDRGAARVYATARDPRSVDLDGVEVLPLDITDPAAVAATAAAAGDVSLLVNNAGIITGANLVTGDPAAIRAELDTNFFGTLEVVRAFAPVLAANGGGAILNVLSSMSWVSYDRATAYSAAKAALWSLTNGVRVELAGQGTLVTGLHLGPTDTDMTAGLDVPKNDPADVVRAALDGVEADLVEVLADQGVVDLKAALAADPRVLYPNVV; the protein is encoded by the coding sequence ATGAAGATCGCCAACTCGGTCGCCCTGGTCACCGGCGCGAACCGCGGCCTGGGCAGGCACTTCGCGCGGCAGCTGCTGGACCGGGGCGCGGCCAGGGTCTACGCCACCGCGCGCGACCCCCGGTCGGTCGACCTGGACGGCGTCGAGGTGCTGCCGCTGGACATCACCGACCCGGCCGCCGTCGCCGCGACCGCGGCCGCCGCCGGCGACGTGAGCCTGCTGGTCAACAACGCGGGCATCATCACCGGGGCGAACCTGGTCACCGGCGACCCGGCCGCGATCAGGGCGGAGCTGGACACGAACTTCTTCGGCACGCTGGAGGTGGTCCGCGCCTTCGCGCCGGTCCTCGCGGCCAACGGCGGCGGCGCGATCCTGAACGTGCTGTCCTCGATGTCCTGGGTGTCCTACGACCGCGCCACCGCCTACAGCGCGGCCAAGGCGGCGCTGTGGAGCCTCACCAACGGCGTCCGGGTCGAGCTCGCGGGTCAGGGCACCCTGGTCACCGGCCTGCACCTGGGCCCGACGGACACCGACATGACCGCGGGCCTCGACGTGCCGAAGAACGACCCCGCCGACGTGGTCCGCGCCGCCCTGGACGGCGTCGAGGCCGACCTGGTCGAGGTGCTGGCCGACCAGGGCGTGGTCGACCTCAAGGCCGCGCTGGCCGCCGACCCGCGCGTCCTCTACCCGAACGTCGTCTGA
- a CDS encoding aspartate-semialdehyde dehydrogenase codes for MSGGPVLALVGATGAVGTVMIDIMNGRGSVPWGEIRLIASPRSAGKKITVRGEELTVVALSPEAFDGVDIALFDVPDEVSAEWAPIAASKGAVAVDNSGAFRMDPDVPLVVPEVNADRIGVRPKGIIANPNCTTLSMMAALGALHREFELRELVVASYQAASGGGQAAIDRLYAETSALAGKEVGVRAGDVREVLESAGLPVSDSPFPAPLALNVVPWAGSLKDEGWTSEELKVRNESRKILGIPDLKVSATCVRVPVVTTHSLAVHATFAREVTVEQAHKIFEAQPTVVLVDDPAAKRFPTPADVVGGDPTYVGRVRQALDFPNTLDFFVCGDNLRKGAALNTYEIAEELANRL; via the coding sequence ATGAGCGGCGGTCCTGTCCTGGCCCTCGTGGGGGCCACCGGTGCCGTCGGCACCGTCATGATCGACATCATGAACGGCCGCGGGTCCGTGCCGTGGGGCGAGATCCGGCTGATCGCGTCGCCGCGCTCGGCGGGCAAGAAGATCACCGTGCGCGGTGAGGAGCTGACGGTCGTCGCGCTGTCGCCCGAGGCGTTCGACGGCGTCGACATCGCCCTGTTCGACGTGCCGGACGAGGTGTCGGCCGAGTGGGCGCCGATCGCCGCGTCGAAGGGCGCGGTCGCGGTGGACAACTCCGGCGCGTTCCGGATGGACCCCGACGTGCCGCTGGTGGTGCCCGAGGTGAACGCCGACCGGATCGGCGTCCGTCCCAAGGGGATCATCGCGAACCCGAACTGCACGACGCTGTCCATGATGGCCGCGCTGGGCGCCCTGCACCGGGAGTTCGAGCTGCGCGAGCTGGTCGTGGCGTCCTACCAGGCGGCGTCCGGCGGCGGGCAGGCGGCGATCGACCGGCTGTACGCGGAGACCTCGGCGCTGGCGGGCAAGGAGGTCGGCGTCCGCGCGGGCGACGTGCGCGAGGTGCTGGAGTCCGCCGGCCTGCCGGTGTCGGACTCGCCGTTCCCCGCGCCGCTGGCGCTGAACGTCGTGCCGTGGGCCGGGTCCCTGAAGGACGAGGGGTGGACCAGCGAGGAGCTGAAGGTCCGCAACGAGTCCCGCAAGATCCTCGGCATCCCGGACCTGAAGGTGTCCGCGACCTGCGTGCGCGTGCCCGTGGTGACCACGCACTCGCTCGCGGTGCACGCGACGTTCGCCCGCGAGGTGACCGTCGAGCAGGCGCACAAGATCTTCGAGGCGCAGCCGACCGTCGTGCTGGTGGACGACCCGGCGGCGAAGCGGTTCCCGACGCCGGCGGACGTCGTCGGCGGCGACCCGACCTACGTGGGCCGGGTGCGCCAGGCGCTGGACTTCCCGAACACGCTGGACTTCTTCGTGTGCGGTGACAACCTGCGCAAGGGCGCGGCGCTGAACACCTACGAGATCGCCGAGGAGCTGGCGAACCGCCTGTAG
- the leuA gene encoding 2-isopropylmalate synthase gives MSTSPDVYTSGVSRIRPPARPVPGQPAWNPQLGTSMPVHRYRPFHEQVETVEVPDRTWPAKRITKAPLWCAVDLRDGNQALIDPMSPARKRKMFDLLVRMGYKEIEVGFPAASQTDFDFVREIIEDGAIPPDVTIQVLTQCRPELITRTFESLRGAARAIVHFYNSTSVLQRRVVFKSDREGIKKIATDAAAFALEQEKDYPETEFRYEYSPESYTGTELSYALEVCDAVSAVIRPTPDKPLIINLPATVEMATPNVYADSIEWMSRNLARRESIILSLHPHNDRGTGVAAAELGYLAGADRIEGCLFGNGERTGNVCLVTLGMNMFSQGVDPQIDFSDIDEVRRTVEYCNQLPVPERHPYGGDLVFTAFSGSHQDAIKKGLEALEDDAKDAGQHVDEYPWEVPYLPIDPKDVGRNYEAVIRVNSQSGKGGVAYLMKTEHHLNLPRRLQVEFSKVIQEVTDTKGGEIGPKDMWDSFAQEYLDGTVPLKLLRQKVSGDGSGHEKIKAVVVVDGETQEITGTGNGPIAAFVDALATIGYDVRVLDYTEHAMSSGDDARAAAYLECAVSDRVLWGVGIDSSTVSAALRALVSAVNRANR, from the coding sequence ATGAGCACCAGCCCCGACGTCTACACCTCCGGTGTCAGCCGCATCCGGCCACCGGCCCGGCCCGTGCCCGGCCAGCCCGCCTGGAACCCGCAGCTCGGCACGTCGATGCCGGTCCACCGCTACCGGCCGTTCCACGAGCAGGTGGAGACCGTCGAGGTGCCGGACCGCACGTGGCCGGCCAAGCGGATCACCAAGGCGCCCCTGTGGTGCGCGGTCGACCTGCGCGACGGCAACCAGGCGCTGATCGACCCGATGTCGCCCGCCCGCAAGCGCAAGATGTTCGACCTGCTGGTGCGGATGGGCTACAAGGAGATCGAGGTCGGCTTCCCGGCCGCCTCGCAGACCGACTTCGACTTCGTCCGCGAGATCATCGAGGACGGCGCGATCCCGCCCGACGTGACGATCCAGGTGCTGACCCAGTGCCGGCCCGAGCTGATCACCCGCACGTTCGAGTCGCTGCGCGGCGCGGCCAGGGCGATCGTGCACTTCTACAACTCGACGTCCGTCCTGCAGCGCCGGGTGGTGTTCAAGTCCGACCGCGAGGGCATCAAGAAGATCGCCACCGACGCCGCCGCGTTCGCGCTGGAGCAGGAGAAGGACTACCCGGAGACCGAGTTCCGCTACGAGTACTCCCCCGAGTCCTACACCGGCACCGAGCTGTCGTACGCGCTGGAGGTCTGCGACGCGGTGTCGGCGGTCATCCGGCCGACGCCGGACAAGCCGCTGATCATCAACCTGCCGGCGACGGTGGAGATGGCCACGCCGAACGTCTACGCCGACTCGATCGAGTGGATGTCGCGCAACCTGGCCCGGCGCGAGTCGATCATCCTGTCGCTGCACCCGCACAACGACCGGGGCACCGGCGTGGCGGCGGCCGAGCTGGGCTACCTGGCGGGCGCCGACCGGATCGAGGGCTGCCTGTTCGGCAACGGCGAGCGCACCGGCAACGTGTGCCTGGTGACGCTGGGCATGAACATGTTCAGCCAGGGCGTCGACCCGCAGATCGACTTCTCCGACATCGACGAGGTCCGGCGCACGGTCGAGTACTGCAACCAGCTGCCCGTGCCCGAGCGGCACCCGTACGGCGGCGACCTGGTGTTCACCGCGTTCTCCGGCTCGCACCAGGACGCGATCAAGAAGGGCCTGGAGGCCCTGGAGGACGACGCCAAGGACGCCGGGCAGCACGTGGACGAGTACCCGTGGGAGGTCCCGTACCTGCCGATCGACCCGAAGGACGTCGGCCGCAACTACGAGGCCGTGATCCGGGTCAACTCGCAGTCCGGCAAGGGCGGCGTGGCGTACCTGATGAAGACCGAGCACCACCTGAACCTGCCGCGCCGGTTGCAGGTCGAGTTCTCCAAGGTCATCCAGGAGGTCACCGACACCAAGGGCGGCGAGATCGGGCCCAAGGACATGTGGGACTCGTTCGCCCAGGAGTACCTGGACGGGACCGTGCCGCTGAAGCTGCTGCGCCAGAAGGTGTCCGGCGACGGCAGCGGCCACGAGAAGATCAAGGCCGTGGTCGTGGTGGACGGCGAGACGCAGGAGATCACCGGCACCGGCAACGGCCCGATCGCCGCGTTCGTCGACGCCCTGGCCACCATCGGCTACGACGTGCGGGTGCTGGACTACACCGAGCACGCGATGTCGTCCGGCGACGACGCCCGCGCGGCGGCCTACCTGGAGTGCGCCGTGTCCGACCGGGTGCTGTGGGGCGTCGGGATCGACAGCTCCACGGTGTCGGCGGCGCTGCGCGCCCTGGTGTCCGCGGTCAACCGGGCCAACCGGTAG
- a CDS encoding nitroreductase family protein, whose protein sequence is MEPHPLITKRWSPRAFDGAAEVPPETVRVLLEAARWAASHGNTQPARFLVGHRGDDTFAGIFAALRPGNRTWAGRASVLLVGAVAESDERGPVPNTEFGLGLAVQNLVLQAVELGLVTHQIGGFSPDAVREAFGVPADVRPVVVVAVGLLGDAEELPEDLRARERRPRARKPLSETVFAGRWGRPAFSAEPADQPEHE, encoded by the coding sequence ATGGAACCCCACCCGTTGATCACGAAGCGCTGGAGCCCGCGGGCGTTCGACGGCGCGGCCGAGGTGCCGCCGGAGACCGTGCGGGTGCTGCTGGAGGCGGCCCGCTGGGCGGCGTCGCACGGCAACACGCAGCCCGCCCGGTTCCTGGTCGGGCACCGGGGCGACGACACGTTCGCCGGGATCTTCGCCGCGCTGCGGCCCGGCAACCGGACGTGGGCCGGGCGGGCGTCCGTGCTGCTGGTGGGCGCGGTGGCCGAGTCCGACGAGCGCGGGCCGGTGCCGAACACCGAGTTCGGCCTCGGGCTCGCGGTGCAGAACCTGGTGCTCCAGGCCGTGGAGCTGGGACTGGTCACGCACCAGATCGGCGGGTTCTCGCCGGACGCGGTGCGCGAGGCGTTCGGGGTGCCCGCCGACGTGCGGCCGGTCGTGGTGGTCGCGGTCGGGCTGCTCGGCGACGCGGAGGAGCTGCCCGAGGACCTGCGGGCCCGGGAGCGGCGGCCACGCGCGCGCAAGCCGCTGAGCGAGACGGTCTTCGCCGGTCGGTGGGGCCGGCCCGCGTTCTCAGCCGAGCCGGCGGACCAGCCTGAGCACGAGTGA
- a CDS encoding DedA family protein, translating into MTALVVLFFVALVPLAPTEAVLIGCGVLAASGELSLPAVIAVAAVGCALSDLVNFAIGRAAGMRALSRVGRRPGPRAVIAWTAAKLATRGESILVAVRFAPGGGVVGAVLAGSLRWPVRRFAPVAAVGAALWSAYTAALGYFGGQLFSDPVVAALISFGVATVISVPIGMAVKAAQRRVVDAAAPA; encoded by the coding sequence ATGACCGCGCTCGTGGTGCTGTTCTTCGTCGCCCTCGTGCCGCTGGCGCCCACGGAGGCCGTGCTGATCGGCTGTGGCGTGCTCGCGGCGTCCGGCGAGCTGTCGCTGCCGGCGGTGATCGCCGTGGCCGCCGTCGGCTGCGCCCTGTCCGACCTGGTGAACTTCGCCATCGGGCGGGCCGCCGGGATGCGGGCGCTGTCGCGGGTCGGGCGGCGGCCCGGACCGCGGGCGGTGATCGCGTGGACGGCGGCGAAGTTGGCCACCCGCGGTGAGTCGATCCTGGTGGCGGTGCGGTTCGCGCCCGGCGGGGGTGTCGTCGGCGCGGTGCTGGCCGGGTCGCTGCGGTGGCCGGTCCGCAGGTTCGCGCCGGTCGCCGCGGTCGGGGCGGCGCTGTGGAGCGCCTACACGGCCGCGCTCGGCTACTTCGGCGGGCAGCTGTTCAGCGACCCGGTGGTGGCCGCGCTGATCTCGTTCGGCGTCGCGACGGTGATCAGCGTGCCGATCGGGATGGCGGTGAAGGCGGCTCAGCGCCGGGTCGTCGACGCCGCCGCGCCCGCCTGA
- a CDS encoding TetR/AcrR family transcriptional regulator: MKVDGRVERGEQTRRQILRRAADIASVEGLEGLSIGRLATELEVSKSGVFAHFGSKEELQLATVRAAAAIFVANVVEPARAVPPGPRRLELLLTGWLTYSEDRTFPGGCFFYAVQAEFDARHGRVRDAIAGYAREWNAHVRETIAAIPGVADPDQLAFELIAFLEMANAQSVLHDDPHAYDRARVAVRARLAQAGAAASTTRR, translated from the coding sequence GTGAAGGTCGACGGACGGGTGGAGCGCGGCGAGCAGACGCGGCGGCAGATCCTGCGGCGGGCGGCCGACATCGCGTCGGTCGAGGGGTTGGAGGGCCTATCGATCGGGCGGCTGGCGACCGAGCTGGAGGTCAGCAAGAGCGGGGTGTTCGCGCACTTCGGGTCCAAGGAGGAGCTGCAGCTCGCGACCGTGCGCGCGGCGGCGGCGATCTTCGTGGCGAACGTCGTGGAGCCCGCGCGCGCCGTGCCGCCGGGACCGCGGCGGCTGGAGCTGCTGCTGACCGGGTGGCTGACCTACTCGGAGGACCGCACGTTCCCCGGCGGGTGCTTCTTCTACGCCGTGCAGGCCGAGTTCGACGCGCGGCACGGCCGGGTGCGCGACGCGATCGCCGGGTACGCGCGGGAGTGGAACGCCCACGTCCGCGAGACCATCGCCGCGATCCCGGGCGTCGCCGACCCCGACCAGCTGGCGTTCGAGCTGATCGCGTTCCTGGAGATGGCCAACGCGCAGTCCGTGCTGCACGACGACCCGCACGCCTACGACCGGGCCCGGGTGGCGGTGCGCGCCCGGCTGGCTCAGGCGGGCGCGGCGGCGTCGACGACCCGGCGCTGA
- a CDS encoding aspartate kinase has protein sequence MALVVQKYGGSSVGSAERIKRVAERIVATRKAGNDVVVAVSAMGDTTDELLDLARQVSPVPPAREMDMLLTSGERISMSLLAMAITSLGAEARSYTGSQAGVITTSVHGKARIIDVTPSRIQDALAEGAIAIVAGFQGVSQDSKEITTLGRGGTDTTAVALAAALKADVCEIYTDVDGVFSADPRIVPNAKRLESITYEEMLEMAASGAKVLMLRCVEYARRYGVPVHVRSSFSNKPGTIVSGSVEDLPVEQAMITGVAHDRSEAKVTVTAVPDLPGMAARIFRVVAEAELDIDMVVQNVSQAVSGRTDVTFTLPKDDGPRAVAVLEKAREEIGFDQVLYDEHVGKVSLVGAGMRSHPGVTAQFCEALASAGVNIEIISTSEIRISVICRDTQLDDAVRALHDAFELGGDEEAVVYAGSGR, from the coding sequence GTGGCGCTCGTCGTCCAGAAGTACGGCGGTTCCTCGGTCGGGAGCGCCGAGCGGATCAAACGCGTGGCCGAGCGCATCGTCGCGACCCGCAAAGCGGGCAACGACGTCGTCGTCGCGGTCTCCGCGATGGGCGACACGACCGACGAGCTGCTCGACCTCGCCCGCCAGGTGTCCCCGGTGCCGCCCGCCCGCGAGATGGACATGCTGCTCACGTCCGGTGAGCGCATCTCCATGTCGCTGCTGGCGATGGCGATCACCTCGCTGGGCGCCGAGGCGCGCTCGTACACCGGCTCGCAGGCCGGCGTGATCACCACGTCCGTGCACGGCAAGGCGCGCATCATCGACGTGACGCCGAGCCGCATCCAGGACGCCCTGGCGGAGGGCGCGATCGCGATCGTCGCCGGTTTCCAGGGCGTCAGCCAGGACAGCAAGGAGATCACCACGCTCGGCCGCGGCGGCACCGACACCACCGCGGTGGCGCTGGCGGCGGCGCTGAAGGCCGACGTCTGCGAGATCTACACCGACGTGGACGGCGTGTTCAGCGCCGACCCGCGCATCGTGCCGAACGCCAAGCGGCTGGAGAGCATCACCTACGAGGAGATGCTGGAGATGGCGGCGAGCGGGGCCAAGGTGCTCATGCTGCGCTGCGTCGAGTACGCCCGCCGGTACGGCGTTCCGGTGCACGTCCGATCTTCGTTCAGCAACAAGCCCGGGACCATCGTGTCCGGGTCAGTGGAGGACCTTCCCGTGGAACAGGCGATGATCACCGGCGTCGCGCACGACCGGTCCGAGGCCAAGGTGACCGTGACCGCGGTGCCCGACCTGCCCGGCATGGCGGCGCGCATCTTCCGCGTCGTGGCCGAGGCGGAGCTCGACATCGACATGGTCGTGCAGAACGTCTCGCAGGCCGTGTCCGGCCGCACCGACGTGACGTTCACCCTGCCGAAGGACGACGGTCCGCGCGCGGTCGCCGTGCTGGAGAAGGCGCGCGAGGAGATCGGCTTCGACCAGGTGCTCTACGACGAGCACGTGGGCAAGGTGTCGCTGGTCGGCGCGGGGATGCGCTCGCACCCCGGCGTGACCGCGCAGTTCTGCGAGGCGCTGGCCTCGGCGGGCGTCAACATCGAGATCATCTCCACCTCGGAGATCCGGATCTCGGTCATCTGCCGCGACACGCAGCTCGACGACGCCGTGCGCGCGCTGCACGACGCGTTCGAGCTGGGCGGCGACGAAGAAGCTGTGGTGTACGCGGGGAGCGGGCGATGA
- a CDS encoding ABC transporter ATP-binding protein, producing the protein MVSVEGIKVHFPIKRGVVLDRTVGHVYAVDGIDLSVRRGETYGLVGESGCGKSTLGRAVLRLTEPTAGRVVFDGTDLSTLKGEGLRRMRRRMQMVFQDPMSSLDPRQSVESILVEGLRAHGLDKGRDATAKRLRSLLSAVGLPSTSLRKYPHEFSGGQRQRIGIARALAVEPDLIIADEPVSALDVSVQAQVVNLLEELQDEFGLTYLVIAHDLAVVRHISDRVGVMYLGGLVEEATSDDLYAEPLHPYTKALLSAIPVPDPLVEDRRERILLTGDLPSPANPPSGCRFHTRCPWKQATRCDTERPELREVLPGHKVACHWAEDIRAGAIRPHEVETVLVEEDGVSPDVPLVGPASVTEALNP; encoded by the coding sequence CTGGTGTCGGTCGAGGGCATCAAGGTCCACTTCCCGATCAAGCGGGGCGTGGTCCTCGACCGCACGGTCGGCCACGTCTACGCGGTGGACGGCATCGACCTGTCGGTGCGCCGCGGCGAGACGTACGGCCTGGTCGGCGAGTCCGGCTGCGGCAAGTCCACCCTCGGGCGGGCGGTGCTGCGGCTGACCGAGCCGACGGCCGGGCGGGTCGTGTTCGACGGCACGGACCTGTCGACGCTGAAGGGCGAGGGGCTGCGCCGGATGCGGCGCCGGATGCAGATGGTGTTCCAGGACCCCATGTCGTCCCTGGACCCGCGGCAGTCGGTGGAGTCGATCCTGGTCGAGGGCCTGCGGGCGCACGGGCTGGACAAGGGCCGCGACGCGACCGCCAAGCGCTTGCGGTCGCTGCTGTCCGCGGTCGGGTTGCCGAGCACGTCGCTGCGCAAGTACCCGCACGAGTTCTCCGGCGGTCAGCGGCAGCGCATCGGCATCGCGCGGGCGCTGGCGGTCGAGCCGGACCTGATCATCGCCGACGAGCCGGTGTCCGCGCTGGACGTGTCGGTGCAGGCGCAGGTGGTCAACCTGCTGGAGGAGCTGCAGGACGAGTTCGGGCTCACCTACCTGGTGATCGCGCACGACCTCGCCGTGGTGCGGCACATCTCCGACCGGGTCGGCGTGATGTACCTGGGCGGCCTGGTGGAGGAGGCGACCTCGGACGACCTGTACGCCGAGCCGCTGCACCCGTACACCAAGGCGCTGCTGTCGGCGATCCCGGTGCCGGACCCGCTGGTGGAGGACCGCCGGGAGCGGATCCTGCTGACCGGTGACCTGCCCTCGCCCGCGAACCCGCCGTCGGGCTGCCGCTTCCACACGCGGTGCCCGTGGAAGCAGGCGACCCGGTGCGACACCGAGCGGCCCGAGCTGCGCGAGGTGCTGCCGGGGCACAAGGTGGCCTGCCACTGGGCGGAGGACATCCGGGCCGGGGCGATCCGGCCGCACGAGGTGGAGACCGTGCTGGTGGAGGAGGACGGCGTGTCGCCGGACGTCCCGCTGGTCGGCCCCGCCTCGGTGACGGAGGCGTTGAACCCGTGA
- a CDS encoding winged helix-turn-helix transcriptional regulator yields MAAPDDPACSLAKAVELVGERWTIFVLHEALMGATRFSEFRSRLGIASDVLTARLAKLVDSGLLARHGYREPGQRARDCYLLTESGRRVSVVLCALQQWGGEHFPDVAPDVEYRTAGGRPVSVRFVDDEGAVTPPDEVRVRRP; encoded by the coding sequence GTGGCCGCCCCGGACGACCCCGCCTGCTCCCTGGCCAAGGCCGTGGAGCTCGTCGGCGAGCGCTGGACGATCTTCGTGCTGCACGAGGCGCTGATGGGCGCGACCCGGTTCTCCGAGTTCCGCTCCCGGCTCGGCATCGCCTCCGACGTGCTCACCGCCCGGCTCGCGAAGCTGGTCGACAGCGGCCTGCTGGCCCGGCACGGCTACCGGGAGCCGGGGCAGCGGGCGCGGGACTGCTACCTGCTCACCGAGTCCGGCCGGCGGGTGAGCGTGGTGCTGTGCGCGTTGCAGCAGTGGGGCGGCGAGCACTTCCCGGACGTCGCGCCGGACGTCGAGTACCGCACGGCCGGCGGGCGGCCGGTGTCGGTGCGGTTCGTGGACGACGAGGGCGCCGTGACGCCGCCGGACGAGGTCCGCGTGCGACGGCCCTAG
- a CDS encoding TIGR03086 family metal-binding protein: MDLLDLNRSALDLNLELMAGLEERHLDLRTPCAGWTVYELLRHQVESTLGFTAGIRRTAVDAPAGDDLVAAYRVATDAATEAFRADGVLDREAEFPGYGVRPGRHLVAAHFVDNLTHAWDLCRAIGVDSTLDAELATAAYRMARHYPTTPDVRGPGAAFALPVAVPEDAPITDRLVGLLGRSPAWSA, encoded by the coding sequence ATGGATCTCCTGGACCTGAACCGGTCGGCGCTCGACCTCAACCTCGAGCTGATGGCGGGCTTGGAGGAGCGGCACCTGGACCTCCGGACGCCGTGCGCCGGCTGGACCGTCTACGAGCTGCTGCGCCACCAGGTCGAGTCGACGCTGGGCTTCACCGCGGGCATCCGCCGCACCGCCGTCGACGCGCCGGCGGGCGACGACCTGGTCGCGGCCTACCGGGTGGCGACCGACGCGGCCACCGAGGCGTTCCGCGCGGACGGCGTGCTGGACCGCGAGGCCGAGTTCCCCGGCTACGGCGTCCGCCCCGGCCGACACCTGGTCGCCGCGCACTTCGTGGACAACCTGACGCACGCCTGGGACCTGTGCCGGGCGATCGGGGTCGACAGCACGCTGGACGCCGAGCTGGCCACCGCCGCCTACCGGATGGCGCGGCACTACCCGACGACCCCGGACGTCCGCGGTCCGGGAGCGGCGTTCGCGCTCCCGGTCGCCGTGCCCGAGGACGCGCCGATCACGGACCGGCTGGTGGGCCTGCTCGGCCGCTCGCCCGCCTGGTCCGCCTAG